From the genome of Osmerus eperlanus unplaced genomic scaffold, fOsmEpe2.1 SCAFFOLD_248, whole genome shotgun sequence:
TCTCTCCCTCGTAGCTTTAACCCTAGAAACAGCACGGACAACTCCAACAATTAGCTCCAGGCCATGGCAACACCCATCATAAAATGTAATTAACCTTCAGTATCATAACCAACAAACGTGTGTTTAAGTCACCTCATGGCCTGCTACACTCACCTATTGCTCTTTCGATTTTGCCCATAACCTGGTTGTTAGGGATGGCCTTCCCGCACTCGTAGTCCGCAATGACCTGTGGCTTCTCGTTGATTTTCTGTGACGACAACCGCAGAGAATTTAGAAACATTCATACATCATCCAAACCAGTTATGCTGAGCAAAAACTAATGAAAGACACATTTCCGATTAGTATTTGAAACTATTCTGTTTGGTGAGTGAGGAAGGGGTGTGGCCTGAGAAGTGTGCCACAAGCCACAGAGTAAGCCTCATGGTCTGAACAGGTGAACATTTTAGGTGGtaggtcaggtgtgtgtacgtgtgtgtgtgcgtgtgtaagtgtgtgtgtaagtgtgtccgtaggtgtgtgtgtgcgtgtgtaggtgtgtgtgtgtgtaggtgtgtgtaggtgtgtgttcgaCTCACAGTGGCCAGGTCCTTCTGCGTTAGGCCCTTGTTCTGTCGTCCCTGCTGGATCACCTTGCCCACCTCCAGGGGAACCCTCTGGTGCTGCAGCTCCTCCGTCTCGCGGTCTAGCTTGGCTGTGTTCTTGGTGATGACATGCTGCTTGTTCTGCCCTGCAGCCCCtgttaagaaaaaaaaacacagggaATTAAGCTGTCGTTACAGGAAGCCATTGACATTATCAACATACGGATTGGATTTATCTGAAACGCCTGTGGGAAGCGAGTTTGCCATGGAATAATTTCCTTATGCACATTTCCATACCTTTACCCTGTAACTTTTAACAAAGCCAGGGCCGAGTTAGTGGGATTCTTACATTTCTTTGATGTTTCTAGTTCTTCTCCGCGTCTCTGGGCTGCTGCGACAGCCTATAAAACAAAGCAGCCTGTTCGTATCCAAAAGCAAGGGCTTTTTGGCTAGCTAGCCCCATCGATGCAATTTACTTACCCCCCAATGACATCTACTACTGCATCAATGGGGCCCTACCCAAACACACGCATACCAGTATGGGTGTAAACCACAAGCTCAATATTGTTAGCttttagctaacgttagccaacAGTTAGCTAGATAGCACGTTGACAACATTCGACACCCTAGTTAAAACGTGAAATTAAAAGGTAGCTAGCAATAAAACGTAATATGGTGTGCTCAGCTGGTAAGTGGTATTGGCTGCCAATTGTGGTAACTTGCCTAAAATAGCTCAGCCTGTTAGCATGTCCAGCTAGCCTACCTGCTTGGACTTCGATTGCGCAGCAGTTGGTCCTTTCTTCCTCAGCACGGTCACGGTGTCCCAGTCACTTTCTGCCATTTTGAACCTATCTTAAGTAGTAATAACTGATGAAACGTAAAACGGTTCGACCGATACAAATACGATCCCAGCTTTTAGTTGGAGCTGAAGTGTGCTTGGAACCAGCTAAAGAAACGTGGTGTGGGGTTGGAAATGGAGCTACCGTAATTGCTTGCAACCGTATTTACACCAGTACCTTCTTCAGCTTGTCGTCATCGCAGTTTCCGGAAATGGCGTGCGCACCAGAACAGTtttgtgcagttattttttaAACTGCTTAAATTATACGATTGTATTGTTTATAattttaaaataatattttgAGGTTTATTTTTTAATTGGGTGTAATCATGTACGAGGCCTGTCACTCAATATCTGATCCGTCCCACCTACCCGATTTGTAAAACATTTCGGCTTTCTACTCcaagcagtgtttgattttatttaa
Proteins encoded in this window:
- the edf1 gene encoding endothelial differentiation-related factor 1 homolog, which produces MAESDWDTVTVLRKKGPTAAQSKSKQAVAAAQRRGEELETSKKWAAGQNKQHVITKNTAKLDRETEELQHQRVPLEVGKVIQQGRQNKGLTQKDLATKINEKPQVIADYECGKAIPNNQVMGKIERAIGLKLRGRDIGKPMDPLPQKK